One stretch of Tepiditoga spiralis DNA includes these proteins:
- a CDS encoding YdbC family protein — translation MAELKFEIIETFGTLSESSKGWAKQLKKVSWNEREAKYDIREWSPDESKMSKGITLTKEELIKLKDILNGMDFNE, via the coding sequence ATGGCAGAATTAAAATTTGAAATAATAGAAACATTCGGAACATTATCAGAATCTTCAAAAGGGTGGGCTAAACAATTAAAAAAAGTAAGCTGGAATGAAAGAGAGGCAAAGTATGATATTAGAGAATGGTCTCCTGATGAATCAAAAATGAGTAAGGGAATAACTTTAACTAAGGAAGAATTAATAAAGTTAAAAGATATTTTAAATGGAATGGATTTCAATGAATGA
- a CDS encoding class I SAM-dependent methyltransferase: protein MNNTCKICGNKTEEFYDEQMKSYYYYCSNCEFISKAEESILSITEEKNRYNYHNNSIDDIKYVNYFKKFLDTSVLKYVKGKDGLDFGSGPSPVLSMILEKDYNFKMDIYDLFYAPKKVYIGKKYDLITCTEVIEHLKYPMKYFNLFKNLLNKYGILAIMTSFHPKSVEDFHKWYYKKDSTHISFFTENTMKIISKKTGLNLLFTDNKKYSIFNVR from the coding sequence ATGAACAACACTTGTAAGATTTGTGGAAATAAAACAGAAGAATTTTATGATGAGCAAATGAAATCATATTACTATTACTGTTCAAACTGTGAATTTATTTCAAAAGCTGAAGAATCTATTCTCTCAATAACTGAAGAAAAAAATAGATATAATTATCACAACAATTCAATTGATGATATAAAATATGTTAATTACTTTAAAAAATTCTTAGATACTTCTGTTTTAAAATATGTAAAAGGAAAAGATGGTTTAGATTTTGGTAGTGGTCCATCACCAGTTCTTTCAATGATTTTAGAAAAGGATTATAATTTTAAAATGGATATATATGATTTATTTTATGCTCCAAAAAAAGTATATATTGGAAAGAAATATGATTTAATTACATGCACAGAAGTAATAGAACATTTAAAGTATCCTATGAAATATTTTAATTTATTTAAAAATCTTTTAAATAAATATGGTATTTTAGCTATAATGACATCTTTTCATCCTAAAAGTGTAGAAGATTTTCATAAATGGTATTATAAAAAAGATTCAACTCATATTTCGTTTTTTACCGAAAATACCATGAAAATAATATCAAAAAAAACTGGTTTAAATTTATTATTTACAGATAATAAAAAGTATTCAATATTTAATGTGAGGTGA